In Dryobates pubescens isolate bDryPub1 chromosome 15, bDryPub1.pri, whole genome shotgun sequence, the following proteins share a genomic window:
- the ASCL1 gene encoding achaete-scute homolog 1, translating into MASGSPARMASGAGQQPPFLQPACFFAAAVAAAAAAAPPGPPPGAPPPPQLSPAGGQPSPGGKTSAPRAAKRQRSASPELMRCKRRLNFSGFGYSLPQQQPAAVARRNERERNRVKLVNLGFATLREHVPNGAANKKMSKVETLRSAVEYIRALQQLLDEHDAVSAAFQAGVLSPTISPSYSHDMNSMAGSPVSSYSSDEGSYDPLSPEEQELLDFTSWF; encoded by the coding sequence ATGGCCAGCggcagccctgccaggatgGCCAGCGGCGCCGGGCAGCAGCCGCCCTTCCTGCAGCCGGCGTGCTTCTTCGCCGCGGCGGTGGCCGCAGCCGCCGCAGCCGCGCCTCCTGGGCCACCGCCGGGGGCGCCGCCGCCACCGCAACTGAGCCCGGCCGGAGGACAGCCCTCTCCGGGCGGCAAGACCTCGGCTCCGCGAGCCGCCAAGCGGCAGCGCTCGGCCTCGCCGGAGCTGATGCGCTGCAAGCGGCGGCTCAACTTCAGCGGCTTCGGGTACAGTCTGCCGCAGCAGCAGCCGGCGGCCGTGGCGCGGCGCAACGAGCGGGAGCGGAACCGGGTGAAGCTGGTGAACCTGGGCTTCGCCACTCTGCGGGAGCACGTCCCTAACGGCGCCGCCAACAAGAAGATGAGCAAAGTGGAGACTCTTCGCTCCGCCGTAGAATACATCCGCGCCCTGCAACAACTGCTTGACGAGCACGATGCTGTCAGTGCCGCCTTCCAGGCCGGCGTCCTCTCTCCCACCATCTCGCCCAGCTATTCCCACGACATGAACTCCATGGCGGGCTCCCCGGTCTCCTCCTATTCTTCCGACGAAGGCTCCTACGACCCGCTCAGCCccgaggagcaggagctgctcgaCTTCACCAGCTGGTTCTGA